One window of the Kineosporia corallincola genome contains the following:
- the miaB gene encoding tRNA (N6-isopentenyl adenosine(37)-C2)-methylthiotransferase MiaB codes for MTTTDDAPGHRTYEVRTFGCQMNVHDSERLSGLLDAAGYVPADPGGEGADLVVFNTCAVRENADNKLYGNLGQLAPVKAGKPGMQIAVGGCLAQKDRDTIVKKAPWVDVVFGTHNIGSLPVLLERARHNESAQVEILESLEVFPSTLPTRRESAAAAWVSISVGCNNTCTFCIVPSLRGKERDRRPGEILAEVEALVAEGVVEVTLLGQNVNTYGVEFGDRGAFASLLRACGSIEGLERVRFTSPHPAAFTDDVIDAMAATPNVMPQLHMPLQSGSDRVLKEMRRSYRSKKFLGILERVREQIPHAAISTDIIVGFPGETEEDFQGTLDVVEQARFAQAFTFQYSQRPGTPAATLPDQLPKKVVQERYERLLRLQEEISWQENRKLEGQVLELLVTENQGRKDDETTRLSGRAPDNRLVHFSVPEGAPSPRPGDFASVRVSYGAPHHLVADDSGAAYSVRRSQAGDAWERRQVDACGPGLTTGAQAGPRPVALGVPVLRKA; via the coding sequence ATGACGACGACGGATGACGCGCCTGGTCACCGCACCTACGAGGTGCGCACCTTCGGCTGCCAGATGAATGTGCATGACTCGGAGCGCCTGTCGGGCCTTCTCGACGCCGCGGGCTACGTGCCCGCCGACCCCGGGGGAGAGGGCGCCGACCTGGTCGTCTTCAACACCTGCGCGGTCCGCGAGAACGCCGACAACAAGCTCTACGGCAACCTCGGGCAGCTCGCCCCGGTGAAGGCCGGCAAGCCCGGCATGCAGATCGCGGTCGGTGGCTGCCTGGCCCAGAAAGACCGCGACACGATCGTCAAGAAGGCCCCCTGGGTCGATGTCGTGTTCGGCACCCACAACATCGGGTCGCTGCCGGTCCTGCTCGAGCGGGCCCGCCACAACGAGTCCGCCCAGGTCGAGATCCTGGAGTCGCTCGAGGTCTTCCCGTCCACCCTGCCCACCCGGCGCGAGTCCGCCGCGGCGGCCTGGGTGTCGATCAGCGTGGGCTGCAACAACACCTGCACGTTCTGCATCGTCCCCTCGCTGCGCGGCAAGGAGCGCGACCGGCGTCCGGGCGAGATCCTCGCCGAGGTCGAGGCGCTGGTCGCCGAGGGAGTGGTCGAGGTGACCCTGCTCGGCCAGAACGTCAACACCTACGGCGTCGAGTTCGGCGACCGCGGCGCGTTCGCCTCGCTGCTGCGGGCCTGCGGCTCGATCGAGGGCCTGGAGCGGGTGCGCTTCACCAGCCCGCACCCGGCCGCGTTCACCGACGACGTGATCGACGCGATGGCCGCCACGCCCAACGTGATGCCGCAGCTGCACATGCCGCTCCAGTCCGGGTCGGACCGGGTGCTCAAGGAGATGCGCCGGTCGTACCGGTCCAAGAAGTTCCTGGGCATCCTGGAGCGGGTGCGGGAGCAGATCCCGCACGCGGCGATCTCGACGGACATCATCGTCGGCTTCCCGGGGGAGACCGAGGAGGACTTCCAGGGCACCCTCGACGTGGTCGAGCAGGCCCGGTTCGCCCAGGCCTTCACCTTCCAGTACTCCCAGCGCCCGGGCACGCCCGCGGCCACGCTGCCCGACCAGCTCCCGAAGAAGGTCGTGCAGGAGCGCTACGAGCGGCTGCTGCGGCTCCAGGAGGAGATCTCCTGGCAGGAGAACCGCAAGCTGGAAGGTCAGGTGCTCGAGCTCCTGGTCACCGAGAACCAGGGGCGTAAGGACGACGAGACGACCCGCCTGTCCGGCCGTGCTCCCGACAACCGGCTGGTCCACTTCAGCGTGCCGGAGGGTGCGCCGTCCCCACGGCCCGGCGACTTCGCCTCGGTGCGCGTCTCCTACGGGGCGCCTCACCACCTGGTCGCCGACGACTCGGGTGCCGCGTACTCCGTCCGGCGCAGCCAGGCGGGTGACGCCTGGGAGCGGCGGCAGGTGGATGCCTGCGGTCCTGGTCTGACCACGGGTGCGCAGGCCGGCCCCCGTCCGGTCGCGCTCGGCGTCCCGGTGCTCCGCAAAGCCTGA
- a CDS encoding TAXI family TRAP transporter solute-binding subunit — translation MRHTRALVLAVLLVLPLTCSAGSSGEMSGESASGRIVITAGTTAGVYYAWALALKEQLEATSSLEVEVLPSSGSIENLARLTAGTADLAVSAGDAAETRNGRGSADDESSDVPLRAIARIYDDYYHVIVPAGSTLHSLSDLAGHRVAIGDPGSGTALIARRLLSLAGITVQEKELGIVDGLDALKAGTVDAVFWSGGVPTTAVQATSEQIPLRLIGLGDLAREMRFTYGSVYRPAAIPAGRYGGNEQVDTMALANLLVTRADADDEMVSTVISTIFDRRSAIARDVPAANQTDLRSAILTGGLDLHPAAVAYYRKEKL, via the coding sequence ATGCGTCACACCAGGGCACTCGTACTCGCGGTGCTCCTGGTGCTGCCCCTGACCTGCTCGGCCGGCAGCTCCGGGGAGATGAGCGGGGAGTCCGCCTCCGGCCGGATCGTGATCACCGCCGGAACCACCGCAGGCGTGTACTACGCCTGGGCGCTGGCCCTGAAGGAGCAGCTGGAGGCCACCTCGTCGCTGGAGGTCGAGGTGCTGCCCTCGTCGGGGAGCATCGAGAACCTGGCCCGGCTGACGGCGGGCACGGCCGACCTGGCGGTGAGCGCGGGCGACGCCGCGGAGACCCGTAACGGGCGGGGCTCGGCGGACGACGAGAGCAGCGACGTGCCGTTGCGGGCGATCGCCCGGATCTACGACGACTATTACCACGTGATCGTGCCGGCCGGCTCGACGCTCCACTCGCTGTCCGATCTGGCCGGGCACCGGGTGGCGATCGGCGATCCCGGGTCGGGCACCGCGCTGATCGCGCGGCGCCTGCTGTCGCTGGCCGGAATCACCGTGCAGGAGAAGGAACTCGGCATCGTCGACGGCCTGGACGCGCTGAAGGCCGGCACGGTGGACGCGGTGTTCTGGTCGGGGGGCGTGCCCACCACCGCGGTACAGGCCACCTCCGAGCAGATCCCGCTGCGCCTGATCGGGCTCGGTGACCTGGCCCGCGAGATGCGCTTCACCTACGGCTCGGTGTACCGGCCCGCGGCGATCCCGGCCGGGCGCTACGGCGGCAACGAGCAGGTGGACACGATGGCGCTGGCCAACCTGCTGGTCACCCGGGCCGACGCGGACGACGAGATGGTGTCCACGGTGATCTCGACGATCTTCGACCGGCGCTCGGCCATCGCCAGGGACGTGCCCGCCGCGAACCAGACCGACCTGCGCTCGGCCATCCTCACCGGTGGTCTCGACCTGCACCCGGCGGCGGTGGCCTACTACCGCAAGGAGAAGCTCTGA
- a CDS encoding sensor histidine kinase: MRTRLSALLLVLIGVVLVSLGIPLITGIAADEARTLHTDRMADLSLFVSQVPFDPDAADVEGQALERDLGRYEELYGISVTVYDAARRPRFSGHGDPPTTLTPAEDAALDTALSGRLTEVWDQIRPWDEEPLIAAQPVVRDGDVVGAVVSVSPVERAAGRVLQRWSILLAAELVAMIGAIALADRLARWLLRPVERLDEAAHQISAGDLSARVPTGSGPPELRRLEASFNDMAVHVQDAVEAQRAFVADASHQLRNPLAALLMRLEGMTMASALPGVSPVRQREAMEQALADGRHLAGTLDRMLALARVENAGAPAVSLDVAAVVDERLAFWMVVADRRDIHLVRRGAAEALARHDAGALAGALDAVLDNALKYSPEGSTVTVEVRALTEAAPQNPVLPIGGPSSSPVLALIAAAGTGSGAVADATPVGGGVEVTVTDEGPGVPADDLDRVADRFWRADGAAQEGTGLGMSIAKTLMERHQGTLEVMPGAERGLRVRLWLPPEAQSFSLR, from the coding sequence ATGAGAACCAGGCTCTCCGCCCTCCTGCTCGTCCTGATCGGCGTGGTCCTGGTCAGCCTGGGCATACCGCTGATCACCGGGATCGCCGCCGACGAGGCCCGCACCCTGCACACCGACCGGATGGCCGACCTGTCGCTGTTCGTCAGCCAGGTGCCGTTCGACCCGGACGCCGCCGACGTGGAGGGCCAGGCCCTGGAACGGGACCTGGGCCGCTACGAGGAGCTGTACGGCATCTCGGTCACCGTCTACGACGCCGCGCGCCGTCCCCGGTTCAGCGGGCACGGCGACCCGCCCACCACCCTGACCCCGGCCGAGGACGCCGCCCTCGACACCGCGCTGTCCGGCCGGCTCACCGAGGTCTGGGACCAGATCCGGCCCTGGGACGAGGAACCGCTGATCGCCGCCCAGCCGGTGGTGCGCGACGGCGACGTGGTCGGTGCCGTCGTCAGCGTGTCCCCGGTGGAACGCGCCGCCGGGCGGGTGCTCCAGCGCTGGTCGATCCTGCTGGCGGCCGAGCTGGTCGCGATGATCGGGGCGATCGCGCTGGCCGACCGGCTGGCCCGCTGGCTGCTGCGGCCGGTGGAACGCCTCGACGAGGCCGCGCACCAGATCTCTGCCGGTGACCTGTCGGCCCGGGTGCCCACCGGTTCCGGCCCGCCCGAACTGCGCCGCCTGGAAGCCTCGTTCAACGACATGGCGGTACACGTGCAGGACGCCGTGGAGGCCCAGCGCGCGTTCGTCGCCGACGCCAGCCACCAGCTGCGCAACCCGCTCGCTGCCCTGCTGATGCGGCTGGAGGGGATGACGATGGCCTCGGCATTGCCGGGTGTCTCACCGGTGCGTCAGCGGGAGGCGATGGAGCAGGCTCTGGCCGACGGCCGGCACCTGGCCGGCACGCTCGACCGCATGCTGGCCCTGGCCCGGGTGGAGAACGCCGGGGCCCCGGCGGTGAGCCTCGACGTGGCGGCCGTGGTGGACGAGCGTCTGGCCTTCTGGATGGTGGTGGCCGACCGCCGGGACATCCACCTGGTGCGCCGGGGCGCGGCCGAGGCACTGGCCCGGCACGACGCCGGAGCTCTGGCCGGAGCGCTCGACGCGGTACTCGACAACGCGCTCAAGTACTCGCCGGAGGGCAGCACCGTCACCGTCGAGGTGCGTGCCCTGACCGAGGCCGCGCCACAGAACCCGGTGCTGCCGATCGGCGGGCCCAGCTCGTCCCCGGTGCTGGCCCTGATCGCCGCGGCCGGCACCGGCTCGGGGGCGGTCGCCGACGCCACACCGGTGGGCGGCGGGGTCGAGGTGACGGTGACCGACGAGGGCCCCGGCGTCCCGGCCGACGACCTGGACCGCGTGGCGGACCGGTTCTGGCGTGCCGACGGTGCCGCCCAGGAGGGCACCGGACTGGGGATGTCGATCGCGAAGACGCTGATGGAGCGGCACCAGGGCACGCTCGAGGTGATGCCCGGCGCGGAACGCGGCCTACGGGTGCGGTTGTGGCTGCCGCCGGAGGCTCAGAGCTTCTCCTTGCGGTAG
- a CDS encoding response regulator transcription factor, with protein MRVLLVEDDARLGAALSDVLRVHGMEVEHVTTARAALARLTPQTEAVVLDLGLPDRDGFEVCSRIRRQHDVPILMATARSDLTARVHGLNLGADDYLVKPYDVRELLARLHAVSRRHRRDPVAEQADEEPRTTTEPDETPPPAEEPAALSPDEVVIDVSSRTVVKGGRTIALTRKEFDLLALLARHPGVVFRREQIISEVWQSTWDGLGRTLEVHVAAVRSKTGSPGLIETVRGVGYRLAIGAASSTWS; from the coding sequence ATGCGTGTGCTGCTGGTGGAAGATGACGCGCGGCTCGGTGCCGCGCTGTCCGACGTGTTGCGTGTGCACGGTATGGAGGTCGAGCACGTGACCACCGCCCGTGCGGCCCTGGCCCGGCTCACTCCCCAGACCGAGGCGGTCGTCCTCGACCTGGGTCTTCCCGACCGAGACGGCTTCGAGGTGTGCAGCCGCATCCGCCGTCAGCACGACGTCCCGATCCTGATGGCCACCGCGCGCTCCGACCTCACCGCGCGCGTGCACGGCCTGAACCTGGGGGCGGACGACTACCTGGTCAAGCCCTACGACGTGCGGGAACTGCTGGCCCGGCTGCACGCGGTGAGCCGGCGCCACCGGCGCGACCCGGTCGCCGAGCAGGCCGACGAGGAACCGAGGACGACGACGGAGCCGGACGAGACGCCCCCTCCCGCCGAGGAACCGGCGGCCCTGTCTCCCGACGAGGTGGTCATCGACGTCAGCAGCCGCACGGTGGTGAAGGGCGGCCGCACCATCGCCCTGACCCGCAAGGAGTTCGACCTGCTCGCACTGCTGGCCCGGCACCCGGGCGTGGTGTTCCGGCGGGAGCAGATCATCAGCGAGGTCTGGCAGTCCACCTGGGACGGTCTGGGCCGCACGCTGGAGGTGCACGTGGCCGCGGTGCGATCGAAGACCGGGTCACCAGGACTGATCGAGACGGTTCGCGGCGTGGGGTACCGTCTGGCGATCGGTGCGGCGAGCAGTACCTGGTCCTGA
- a CDS encoding amino acid ABC transporter ATP-binding protein: MVELTGVNKHFGSLHVLRDINLTVSTGEVVVVIGPSGSGKSTLCRTINRLETIDSGTIHLDGNPLPAEGKALAGLRSEVGMVFQSFNLFAHKTVLENVTLGPVKVRKSKRADAEKEALALLERVGVASQKDKYPAQLSGGQQQRVAIARALAMKPKVMLFDEPTSALDPEMINEVLDVMTSLAREGMTMVVVTHEMGFARRAADRVVFMADGQVVEQAAPNDFFTNPSSERARDFLSKILTH, encoded by the coding sequence CTGGTCGAGCTGACCGGCGTCAACAAGCATTTCGGCTCCCTGCACGTACTGCGTGACATCAACCTCACGGTGAGCACCGGAGAGGTGGTAGTGGTGATCGGCCCGTCCGGATCGGGCAAGTCAACCCTCTGCCGAACGATTAACCGGCTTGAAACAATTGATTCCGGGACGATCCACCTCGACGGCAATCCCCTGCCGGCCGAGGGCAAGGCCCTGGCCGGCCTCAGGTCCGAGGTCGGGATGGTGTTCCAGTCCTTCAACCTCTTCGCCCACAAGACGGTGCTCGAGAACGTCACCCTCGGCCCGGTCAAGGTGCGCAAGAGCAAGCGGGCGGACGCCGAGAAAGAAGCACTGGCACTGCTGGAGCGGGTCGGCGTCGCCTCGCAGAAGGACAAGTACCCGGCGCAGCTGTCCGGCGGTCAGCAGCAGCGCGTCGCGATCGCGCGGGCCCTGGCCATGAAGCCGAAGGTGATGCTGTTCGACGAGCCCACCTCCGCGCTCGACCCGGAGATGATCAACGAGGTCCTCGACGTGATGACTTCCCTTGCCCGGGAAGGCATGACGATGGTCGTGGTGACCCACGAGATGGGCTTCGCCCGCCGCGCCGCGGACCGGGTGGTGTTCATGGCCGACGGCCAGGTGGTCGAGCAGGCCGCCCCGAACGACTTCTTCACCAACCCGAGCAGCGAGCGGGCTCGCGACTTCCTCTCCAAAATCCTTACCCACTGA
- a CDS encoding glutamate ABC transporter substrate-binding protein, with translation MRTARIAAVVAAGVLALTACGGGSDSDDGDTGAAAVNSDATFEAGTTMETLQKAGKITIGTKFDQPGFGEENLSGIPEGFDVEIGKILAAGMGISADNIKWVETPSAVRENVIEDGDVDLVAATYTINDERKERISFAGPYYVAGQQIMVRNDDSTITGPDSFKENADLKVCSVAGSTPADNIGEYLANKSQLVTFDLYSKCADALRTKQVDAVTTDNVILLGLVGDSDGAFKMVGDTFTEEPYGIGLKKGDTAFCEYIVDTLKKASEDGSYEKAWTETAGKVEGAQTPTLPTADACA, from the coding sequence ATGCGCACCGCCCGGATCGCGGCAGTCGTCGCGGCGGGCGTCCTGGCCCTCACCGCCTGCGGCGGGGGCAGCGACTCGGACGACGGCGACACCGGCGCGGCGGCCGTCAACAGCGACGCCACGTTCGAGGCCGGCACCACCATGGAGACTCTCCAGAAGGCCGGAAAGATCACCATCGGCACCAAGTTCGACCAGCCGGGCTTCGGTGAGGAGAACCTGAGCGGCATTCCCGAGGGATTCGATGTCGAAATCGGCAAAATCTTGGCTGCGGGCATGGGAATTTCAGCCGACAACATCAAGTGGGTCGAAACGCCTTCTGCCGTACGCGAAAATGTGATTGAAGATGGCGATGTCGACCTGGTCGCCGCGACCTACACGATCAACGATGAGCGCAAGGAACGCATCTCCTTTGCCGGACCGTACTACGTCGCCGGCCAGCAGATCATGGTGCGCAACGATGACAGCACGATCACCGGGCCGGACAGCTTCAAAGAGAACGCCGACCTGAAGGTCTGCTCGGTGGCGGGCTCCACCCCTGCCGACAACATCGGCGAGTATCTTGCAAACAAAAGCCAGCTGGTAACCTTCGATCTTTACAGCAAATGTGCAGATGCTCTGCGTACCAAGCAGGTGGACGCAGTGACGACTGACAATGTCATTCTTCTCGGCCTGGTCGGCGACTCTGACGGCGCGTTCAAGATGGTCGGCGACACCTTCACTGAGGAGCCCTACGGCATCGGACTCAAGAAGGGCGACACCGCTTTCTGCGAGTACATCGTGGACACATTGAAGAAGGCCTCGGAAGACGGCTCCTACGAGAAAGCCTGGACCGAGACCGCTGGCAAGGTCGAGGGCGCGCAGACCCCGACCCTCCCGACAGCTGACGCCTGCGCCTGA
- a CDS encoding amino acid ABC transporter permease: MNVITDNLDLFFQGFAKTLGICIICMIGSLILGTLVAACRISPVAPLRGVGSLYVNFVRNCPLTVVLFFIAFGLPEIGINQSYYVFGCTALIIYTAAFVCEALRSGINAIPTGQAEAARAIGLTFGQNLREVVLPQAFRTAIPPVGSVIIAMFKNSAILGAFGVGGDLLGNAILLTSSRGQDPTAVYLGIGFFFLMITIPAGLLLQFLERKAAILR; this comes from the coding sequence ATGAACGTCATCACCGACAACCTCGACCTGTTCTTCCAGGGATTTGCGAAAACCCTTGGTATCTGCATAATTTGCATGATTGGATCGCTGATCCTTGGCACCCTGGTTGCCGCCTGTCGCATCTCACCGGTTGCTCCACTCCGGGGCGTCGGCAGCCTCTACGTGAACTTCGTGCGCAACTGTCCGCTGACGGTTGTGCTCTTCTTCATCGCCTTCGGTCTGCCGGAGATCGGGATTAACCAGTCCTACTATGTCTTCGGCTGCACAGCTTTGATCATCTACACTGCCGCGTTCGTTTGTGAAGCACTCCGCTCTGGCATCAACGCCATCCCCACGGGACAGGCTGAAGCAGCACGGGCAATCGGGCTGACGTTCGGACAAAATCTGCGAGAGGTAGTCCTGCCGCAGGCTTTCCGCACTGCTATTCCTCCCGTTGGCAGCGTAATTATCGCGATGTTCAAAAACTCAGCCATCCTGGGCGCCTTCGGCGTCGGCGGAGACCTGCTCGGCAATGCCATCTTGCTGACCAGTTCGCGTGGACAGGATCCGACAGCTGTTTACCTGGGGATCGGATTCTTCTTCTTGATGATCACCATCCCCGCTGGGCTGCTTCTGCAGTTCCTCGAGCGCAAGGCGGCGATCCTTCGATGA
- a CDS encoding amino acid ABC transporter permease, whose translation MVYQRLVNQGQFDGERWSPLLSAADENFEAVWNLIGTGLKNTLIAACIAIILSLLIGTVVGTARVMAGRAGRVPLIGIIELLRGLPVIVLIYMAYQLLPDLGVDYGPLPGDDALWWLVTGLVAYNSVIFAEILRSGVASLPRGQREAGLVIGLTPLQTMRLIQLPQAFRTMLPAVISQMVVVLKDTSLAAFIGQYPELLNRGRTIQQNLDNPLQTYLLIGLIFISVNFALSQAAMYVERRISKRSASVGRARAVQQ comes from the coding sequence GTGGTGTATCAGCGCCTCGTAAATCAGGGGCAGTTTGACGGAGAACGCTGGTCACCCCTCTTGAGCGCCGCAGATGAAAACTTCGAGGCCGTGTGGAATCTAATCGGCACGGGCCTCAAGAACACGCTGATTGCCGCATGCATTGCGATCATTCTTTCACTGCTCATCGGAACGGTAGTGGGCACGGCCCGGGTGATGGCCGGTCGCGCAGGCAGGGTGCCTTTGATCGGTATCATTGAACTGCTGCGCGGGCTTCCAGTCATCGTTCTGATTTACATGGCCTATCAGCTTCTACCTGATTTGGGGGTGGATTACGGACCGCTACCGGGAGACGATGCACTCTGGTGGCTGGTCACGGGCCTGGTTGCCTACAATTCTGTGATCTTCGCCGAGATCCTTCGCTCTGGCGTTGCCTCACTGCCACGCGGTCAGCGTGAAGCTGGCTTGGTTATCGGTTTGACACCGCTACAGACAATGCGGCTCATCCAACTTCCCCAGGCCTTCCGAACCATGCTGCCAGCAGTGATCAGCCAGATGGTGGTCGTCCTGAAGGACACATCACTTGCAGCCTTCATCGGTCAGTACCCCGAGCTTTTGAACCGAGGCCGGACCATCCAGCAGAATCTAGACAACCCTCTTCAAACTTACCTGCTGATTGGCCTCATTTTCATCTCGGTCAACTTCGCGCTGTCGCAGGCAGCAATGTATGTAGAGCGTCGCATTTCGAAGCGCTCTGCGAGCGTCGGACGAGCGCGCGCCGTGCAGCAATAG